The following proteins are co-located in the Candidatus Acidiferrales bacterium genome:
- a CDS encoding class I SAM-dependent methyltransferase, protein MNGKLLCPVCAGGRVRDWFEDIWPDRFRKQARWCRDCRFGFVHPLPSQENLDRIYSAASYFENPEWKGLGYDCYEMEAYWRHAAAFLSHFGVPGKLLDIGCASGLFLGKVKAAGWEGFGLELNPAAAREARAKGFTVYEGHLEKWGRELGENSFDAITMLEILEHVLDVRQALGFARRLLRHGGVLVLSTPNRFGLPQTFVPGFFRKKAREHLWYFTRRSLTLLLEQSHFQILKLQSVSLIEPTLLAAARKSDVPR, encoded by the coding sequence GTGAACGGGAAACTACTCTGCCCGGTCTGCGCCGGCGGCCGGGTGCGCGACTGGTTTGAGGACATCTGGCCGGACCGATTCCGCAAGCAAGCTCGCTGGTGCCGGGACTGCCGCTTTGGCTTCGTCCACCCGCTGCCATCCCAAGAAAACCTCGACCGCATCTACTCCGCCGCCAGTTACTTCGAAAATCCTGAGTGGAAAGGCCTTGGCTACGACTGTTATGAAATGGAAGCCTACTGGCGGCACGCGGCTGCTTTCTTGAGCCATTTCGGCGTGCCCGGAAAACTGCTCGACATCGGCTGTGCCAGCGGACTGTTTCTTGGGAAGGTCAAAGCCGCCGGGTGGGAGGGCTTCGGCCTCGAGCTGAATCCGGCTGCCGCTCGAGAAGCGCGGGCCAAAGGCTTCACCGTCTATGAAGGACATCTCGAGAAGTGGGGACGGGAGCTCGGAGAGAATTCTTTCGATGCCATCACCATGCTCGAAATCCTCGAGCACGTGCTGGATGTTCGCCAGGCGCTCGGATTCGCTCGACGGCTGCTGCGCCACGGCGGCGTCCTGGTTCTTTCCACACCGAACCGTTTTGGCTTGCCGCAGACCTTCGTTCCGGGATTCTTTCGAAAAAAGGCCCGGGAGCACCTCTGGTATTTCACCCGGCGGAGCCTGACTCTCCTGCTCGAACAATCCCATTTTCAAATTCTAAAACTCCAGTCCGTCTCCCTCATCGAACCCACGCTTCTTGCTGCCGCGCGAAAATCTGATGTCCCCAGGTGA
- a CDS encoding ABC transporter permease, translating into MYWGESLRFTWEALRVNKIRAFLTSLGMVIGTASVILVVTIGLTGKRYIMEQIQGVGSNLIYATYEASANPAATPTWADEMNMGDVQAIEHQVRNLVASSAVIIHYDRLVIDHQERDVTIIGATPGFRVVRNLKILEGRFLDDTDLSARNKVAMLTEELARKMFPYGNAIGNFVKIHRVNFTVIAVFKEGVETFGQSEITKQTVVIPITVSRYFTKSDKVDMLYVSVERPEDVPYATRQVAEILKSRHRAGSSYRVENLAAILETANRIGNILTVVLLLISFIALLISGIGIMNIMLVTVTERTREIGIKKAVGARRREIMMQFLTEALTISTAGGAAGILLGVSIPLIVRSFVSELQISVSPASIVIAFAVSTLVGVIFGLVPADKASKLHPTESLRYE; encoded by the coding sequence ATGTACTGGGGCGAGAGCCTGCGCTTCACGTGGGAAGCGTTGCGGGTTAACAAAATTCGCGCTTTTCTTACCTCCCTGGGTATGGTCATAGGCACCGCCTCGGTGATCCTGGTGGTCACCATCGGCCTGACCGGCAAGCGGTACATCATGGAGCAAATCCAGGGCGTCGGCTCGAACCTCATTTACGCCACGTACGAGGCAAGCGCCAATCCGGCCGCGACCCCCACCTGGGCGGATGAGATGAACATGGGTGACGTGCAAGCGATCGAGCACCAGGTGCGGAATTTGGTGGCAAGCTCAGCCGTCATTATCCACTACGACCGGCTGGTCATCGACCACCAGGAGCGCGATGTCACCATCATCGGCGCCACCCCGGGGTTCCGCGTCGTCCGCAATCTGAAGATTCTGGAAGGCCGCTTCCTCGATGACACCGACCTCTCCGCCCGGAACAAAGTGGCGATGCTCACCGAGGAATTGGCCCGCAAGATGTTTCCCTACGGGAACGCGATTGGCAACTTCGTGAAAATCCACAGGGTCAATTTCACCGTCATCGCCGTCTTCAAGGAAGGGGTCGAAACCTTCGGCCAGTCAGAAATCACCAAGCAAACCGTTGTGATCCCGATCACGGTCAGCCGGTACTTCACCAAATCGGACAAGGTGGACATGCTCTATGTTTCGGTGGAGCGGCCTGAAGACGTTCCCTATGCCACCAGACAAGTGGCCGAGATTCTCAAGTCGCGTCACCGGGCCGGATCGTCCTATCGCGTGGAAAACCTAGCTGCCATCCTGGAGACAGCCAACCGGATTGGCAACATCCTGACGGTTGTGCTTCTCCTTATCAGTTTTATCGCCCTGCTGATCAGCGGCATCGGCATCATGAACATCATGCTGGTCACGGTGACCGAGCGGACCCGCGAAATCGGGATCAAGAAGGCAGTGGGTGCCCGCCGGCGGGAAATCATGATGCAGTTCCTGACCGAAGCGCTCACCATCTCGACGGCTGGCGGGGCTGCGGGAATTCTGCTTGGCGTCAGCATTCCGCTGATCGTCCGCTCTTTTGTTTCCGAACTGCAGATCAGTGTCTCGCCGGCCTCGATTGTCATCGCCTTTGCCGTATCCACCCTGGTGGGGGTGATTTTTGGGCTGGTGCCGGCTGACAAGGCCTCCAAACTCCATCCAACCGAGTCACTTCGCTATGAATAG
- a CDS encoding TolC family protein → MNRKIIALALGLFFALSVRKIIAAEGTAEGLTLKRAIELADGHSREITLARLRVQTAERFIQQQRAPFYPEAVVGSGLAYSSGFPLSIEGSAPSIIDVGIIASIFNPRQRNLVREAQQLARASEVEVEKVRGEVFARTSAAYLELNRLRRSRKLLGQERESAQKILEIMTERRLAGLETPVELTRARLALARIEYRLAEVEGLAEASEADLRDLTGIRRSMRIELLDDTLPAVSYPDPSQSDEEELIRLALEQNPGLRQAQFQTTAKQFHLKSEQGGYFPTVDFVTRYSVFAKFNNFEEFFRRFQRQNVVVGISMQFPVLSFRTFRRVAGARSELSEAELEMEAHRARVEMEVRRLARKVKEWAAAREVARLELQLATEQVQIAQARFDEGRIGLGELEKARLEENDRWIAFLASDVQSQRAQLELAKITGQIVTLFK, encoded by the coding sequence ATGAATAGAAAAATCATTGCTCTTGCTTTGGGTTTGTTTTTTGCCCTCTCCGTGCGGAAGATCATCGCCGCCGAGGGCACGGCCGAGGGCCTGACGCTCAAGCGGGCCATCGAGCTGGCCGACGGGCACAGCCGCGAAATTACTCTGGCCCGGCTGCGCGTGCAGACGGCCGAGCGCTTCATCCAGCAACAGCGCGCGCCGTTTTATCCCGAGGCGGTCGTCGGCTCCGGACTGGCTTACAGCAGCGGCTTCCCGCTCTCGATTGAAGGCAGCGCGCCCTCGATCATCGATGTCGGGATCATCGCTTCCATTTTCAATCCTCGCCAGCGCAATCTGGTGCGCGAGGCGCAACAGCTTGCCCGGGCCAGTGAAGTCGAGGTGGAAAAAGTCCGCGGCGAGGTTTTTGCCCGCACCTCGGCCGCCTATCTTGAACTGAACCGCCTGCGTCGCTCTCGCAAACTTCTCGGACAGGAGCGCGAGAGCGCCCAGAAAATTCTTGAGATCATGACCGAGCGGCGGCTTGCCGGGCTGGAGACCCCGGTGGAGTTGACCCGCGCCCGGCTGGCGCTGGCCCGCATCGAGTATCGCCTGGCCGAGGTGGAAGGGCTTGCCGAGGCCAGCGAGGCTGACCTGCGGGACCTCACCGGCATTCGTCGCAGCATGCGCATCGAACTCCTGGATGATACTCTCCCCGCTGTTTCCTACCCCGACCCGTCGCAATCGGATGAGGAGGAGCTGATCCGTCTCGCCCTCGAACAGAATCCCGGGCTCCGCCAAGCGCAATTTCAGACCACGGCGAAGCAATTTCACCTGAAGAGCGAGCAGGGCGGCTATTTCCCCACGGTGGATTTCGTGACCCGCTACAGCGTCTTTGCCAAGTTCAACAACTTTGAAGAGTTCTTCCGGAGGTTCCAGCGCCAGAACGTGGTCGTGGGGATTTCGATGCAATTTCCGGTGCTCAGCTTCCGCACCTTTCGCCGGGTGGCCGGGGCAAGGAGCGAGTTGAGCGAAGCGGAGCTGGAAATGGAGGCCCACCGCGCCCGGGTGGAGATGGAGGTTCGCCGCCTGGCGCGCAAAGTGAAGGAATGGGCTGCCGCCCGCGAGGTCGCCCGCCTGGAGCTTCAGCTTGCCACCGAACAGGTCCAAATCGCCCAGGCTCGCTTCGATGAGGGAAGAATCGGTCTGGGAGAGCTCGAAAAGGCCCGTCTCGAAGAGAATGATCGCTGGATCGCCTTCCTGGCGAGTGACGTCCAGTCCCAGCGTGCTCAATTGGAACTTGCCAAAATAACCGGACAAATCGTGACGCTTTTCAAGTAG
- the hpnJ gene encoding hopanoid biosynthesis associated radical SAM protein HpnJ: MKTLFLNPPSFEGYDGGASSRWPATREIESYWYPVWLCYPAGMLPGSRVLDANPHKVGVEQTVQIARDYDFVVLYTSTAGFAKDVKLAEMMKAAKPDLKIAFVGPHVTVLPEPSLRVCDAIDFVCRKEFDHSVVEFAQGRPLDSIMGISYRKNGGFAHAPDRPPLHDLDSLPFVTDIYHRDLDVTRYNVPFLLWPYLSFYTSRGCPALCTFCLWPQTTSGHAWRTRSADNVAREVAHALQLFPKIKEIFFDDDTFNIRKTRVLEITEKFKPLKFTWSCTARCTTDYETLKAMRDAGCRLLIVGFESGDDQILKNIKKGATTEQARCFARWCKQLGILIHGDFIIGLPGETKETIERTMQFAEDLDCETIQVSIAHAYPGTAFHEYLVGNSYLLETAMTDEQGHQLPHLEYPGLSRQEIVAAVNRFYDRYYFRPRVAFRIVRKALFNSVERRRLYHEAVEFLRLRAQRWKFAQALRPS, translated from the coding sequence ATGAAAACACTGTTTCTCAATCCACCCAGCTTTGAGGGCTATGACGGCGGCGCCAGTTCGCGCTGGCCGGCCACACGCGAGATCGAGTCTTACTGGTATCCGGTGTGGCTTTGCTATCCGGCCGGAATGTTGCCGGGCAGCCGCGTCCTGGATGCCAATCCGCATAAGGTGGGGGTCGAGCAGACCGTCCAGATTGCCAGGGATTACGATTTCGTCGTTCTTTACACCAGCACGGCCGGGTTCGCCAAGGATGTTAAATTGGCGGAAATGATGAAGGCCGCCAAGCCTGACTTGAAGATCGCTTTCGTGGGGCCGCACGTCACGGTTCTGCCCGAGCCGAGCTTGCGCGTCTGCGACGCCATTGATTTTGTTTGCCGGAAGGAGTTTGACCATTCGGTCGTCGAATTTGCCCAGGGGCGGCCGCTCGATTCCATCATGGGGATCAGCTACCGCAAGAACGGGGGATTTGCCCACGCGCCCGACCGCCCGCCGTTGCACGATCTGGACTCGCTGCCGTTTGTGACCGATATCTATCACCGCGACCTGGACGTCACGCGCTACAACGTTCCCTTCCTGCTCTGGCCGTACCTGTCGTTTTACACATCGCGGGGTTGCCCGGCGCTTTGCACGTTCTGCCTCTGGCCGCAGACGACCAGCGGCCATGCCTGGCGCACGCGTTCGGCAGACAACGTGGCGCGGGAAGTAGCCCACGCGCTCCAGCTTTTTCCGAAGATCAAGGAGATCTTCTTCGACGACGACACCTTCAACATCCGTAAGACGCGGGTGCTGGAAATCACCGAGAAGTTCAAGCCGCTGAAATTCACCTGGTCGTGCACCGCTCGCTGCACCACTGACTATGAAACGCTCAAGGCGATGCGGGATGCCGGCTGCCGGCTGCTCATCGTCGGCTTTGAATCCGGCGACGATCAAATCCTGAAAAACATCAAGAAGGGCGCCACCACCGAGCAGGCCCGCTGCTTTGCCAGGTGGTGCAAACAGCTCGGTATCCTCATCCATGGAGACTTCATCATCGGCTTGCCCGGCGAGACAAAGGAAACCATCGAGCGCACCATGCAGTTCGCCGAAGATCTTGACTGCGAAACGATTCAGGTCTCGATTGCCCATGCCTACCCGGGAACGGCTTTCCATGAGTACCTCGTCGGCAACAGCTATCTTCTAGAAACCGCGATGACGGACGAGCAGGGCCACCAGTTGCCCCACCTGGAGTATCCCGGACTGTCGCGCCAGGAGATCGTGGCCGCGGTCAACCGCTTCTATGATCGCTACTATTTTCGGCCTCGGGTGGCTTTCCGCATTGTCCGTAAGGCGCTCTTCAACTCCGTCGAGCGGCGACGCCTCTATCACGAAGCGGTAGAATTCCTCCGTCTGCGCGCGCAGCGCTGGAAATTTGCTCAAGCCTTGCGCCCCTCTTAG
- the hpnI gene encoding bacteriohopanetetrol glucosamine biosynthesis glycosyltransferase HpnI translates to MLRLALEIIALFLTLSGLGYYLLCLWSVRSFRRPAAAGKGLAAHFSPPVSILKPMRGLDPEAYENLRSHCRQDYPHYEIIFGVADANDPAVPVIERLIRDFPERTIRLVVCPKKLGSNSKVSKLIQMLPLAQHEFLVVNDSDIRVPPDYLRRVMAPLATPRVGMVTCPYRAVPGRTLGSRLEAIGISTEFHAGVLVARKLEGIHFGLGATLAFSRKALDAIGGFEPLADYLADDFILGQRIAAAGLRVVLSDCVVDNYLPNYSLGGFLRHQLRWGRTTRHSRPRGYAGLVVTFALPWAVLAVIAWRGTFWVWGLLGVALLLRLWVALAVGLGVVGDRRALRDLWLVPLRDLIGLLVWVGSYTGSRVAWRGEEFILESGKLRSA, encoded by the coding sequence ATGCTGCGTCTCGCGCTCGAAATCATCGCCCTTTTCCTGACCCTCAGCGGGTTGGGTTACTATCTTTTGTGCCTGTGGAGCGTTCGTAGCTTCCGGCGGCCCGCCGCGGCGGGCAAAGGCTTGGCCGCCCACTTCTCTCCGCCTGTATCCATTTTGAAGCCGATGCGCGGGCTTGACCCCGAAGCCTATGAGAATCTTCGCAGCCATTGCCGGCAAGACTATCCCCACTACGAAATCATCTTCGGCGTCGCCGACGCCAATGACCCGGCTGTCCCGGTGATTGAGCGGCTGATCCGAGATTTTCCCGAGCGGACGATTCGCCTGGTGGTTTGCCCGAAGAAGCTCGGCTCGAACTCAAAAGTCAGCAAGTTGATTCAGATGCTACCGCTGGCCCAGCACGAATTCCTGGTGGTCAATGACAGCGATATTCGGGTCCCCCCGGACTATTTGCGACGGGTCATGGCTCCTCTGGCAACCCCGAGGGTCGGGATGGTCACCTGCCCGTATCGCGCTGTCCCGGGGCGAACGCTCGGTTCGAGGCTCGAAGCCATCGGCATCAGCACGGAATTTCACGCCGGAGTGCTTGTCGCGAGGAAACTCGAAGGCATCCATTTCGGCCTTGGCGCCACGCTTGCTTTTTCGCGGAAAGCGCTCGATGCCATCGGCGGCTTTGAGCCGTTGGCCGACTATCTTGCTGACGATTTTATTCTCGGTCAGCGGATCGCAGCGGCCGGTTTGCGAGTGGTTCTTTCCGACTGCGTGGTGGACAACTACCTTCCCAACTACTCGCTGGGTGGCTTCCTGCGGCACCAGTTGCGCTGGGGGAGGACGACGCGCCACTCGCGGCCGCGCGGTTACGCCGGCTTGGTTGTGACTTTCGCCCTGCCGTGGGCGGTTCTGGCGGTGATTGCCTGGCGCGGGACGTTCTGGGTCTGGGGACTACTGGGAGTTGCTCTGCTCTTGCGGTTGTGGGTCGCGCTCGCGGTGGGACTGGGCGTCGTGGGTGACCGCCGGGCGCTGCGCGATCTTTGGCTTGTTCCGTTGCGCGACTTGATTGGACTGTTGGTTTGGGTGGGAAGCTATACGGGAAGCCGTGTCGCCTGGCGTGGTGAAGAATTCATCCTGGAAAGCGGCAAACTCCGCTCCGCCTGA
- the hpnI gene encoding bacteriohopanetetrol glucosamine biosynthesis glycosyltransferase HpnI: MVVITAFLLALLTGSLVYCVLTVLAARRYLAVQPPSLRTPIAISVLKPLSGVDEGLEENLRSFFRQDYSGFEILFAVHRADDPAVAVVEKVRRECPGGPATRLIVTGEPPGPNAKAFSLERMTQEARHHLLVTSDSDARVTPGLLKTIASEFQEEGVGVATCPYRAVPGPSVWSRLEAIGMNTEFLGGVLVARMLEGMKFALGPTMAIRREVLERMGGFGGLQDYLSEDFVIGKLAAEMGYRVLLSSYMIEHRIGSQPFGTNLRHRLRWARGTRRSRPLGYWGQVFTNPLPLAVLLWALEPGWWPLVALTAVFRAAAAWAVAGWVLHDPLTRKRWWLVPVQDLLSFLVWIAGFFGNTILWRGRKCYLSRDGRLRQME, from the coding sequence ATGGTAGTAATCACCGCGTTTTTATTGGCCTTGCTGACTGGATCGCTGGTGTATTGCGTGCTGACCGTCCTCGCTGCCCGGCGCTATCTTGCCGTTCAGCCACCCTCGTTGCGTACGCCCATCGCGATCAGCGTTCTGAAGCCTCTCTCCGGCGTCGATGAGGGGCTCGAGGAAAACCTGCGCAGTTTCTTCAGGCAAGACTATTCCGGGTTTGAGATCCTGTTTGCCGTCCACCGCGCGGACGATCCTGCCGTCGCCGTCGTGGAGAAAGTCAGACGTGAATGTCCCGGTGGGCCGGCGACACGTTTGATTGTCACCGGCGAACCCCCCGGTCCCAACGCGAAAGCGTTCAGCCTGGAGCGCATGACGCAGGAAGCACGCCATCACCTGCTGGTCACGAGCGACAGCGACGCTCGCGTCACGCCGGGGCTGCTCAAAACCATCGCGAGCGAATTTCAAGAGGAAGGCGTTGGCGTGGCCACCTGTCCTTATCGGGCGGTGCCGGGCCCAAGTGTCTGGTCACGGCTCGAAGCCATCGGCATGAACACCGAATTCCTGGGCGGGGTGCTGGTGGCGCGGATGTTGGAAGGCATGAAGTTCGCCCTTGGGCCGACGATGGCAATACGAAGGGAAGTGCTGGAGCGTATGGGTGGCTTCGGCGGCCTGCAGGACTACTTGTCGGAAGATTTTGTAATAGGCAAGCTCGCGGCCGAAATGGGATATCGAGTGCTGCTCTCTTCCTACATGATCGAACACCGCATTGGCAGCCAGCCGTTCGGGACGAACCTGAGGCATCGTTTGCGGTGGGCGCGGGGCACTCGCCGGTCGCGCCCGCTGGGGTACTGGGGGCAGGTGTTCACCAACCCTCTGCCTCTGGCGGTGTTGTTGTGGGCCCTGGAGCCGGGGTGGTGGCCGCTGGTCGCTTTGACGGCTGTGTTTCGGGCCGCGGCTGCCTGGGCCGTTGCCGGTTGGGTTCTGCACGACCCTTTGACACGCAAGCGCTGGTGGTTGGTTCCGGTTCAGGATTTGCTAAGTTTTCTCGTCTGGATCGCCGGATTCTTCGGGAATACCATTCTCTGGCGCGGACGCAAGTGCTACTTGTCGCGCGACGGCCGGCTCAGACAGATGGAGTGA
- a CDS encoding glycosyltransferase family 39 protein, translated as MENRDHPSRRGEPGESGDRSYSDLIFLLFATVIFLGCIVSPPSLMDDVDAVQAQIARQMLESGDWVTARLDGVAYLEKAPLVYWIIAVSYLIFGVHDWAARIPIALSAIALCWLAARFARWAFGRRAGFYAGLCLATCIGLFLFTRILIPDVMLTLTVTAALWAFLRALEEDERHPRRWAFLLAASLGTGLLLKGLIAVLLPVGAGLVYLLFTRQLLSRRTWQRLRPISGLLVVILIAAPWHVLATLRNPPYFDFTLHSGPGVYRGFFWFYFINEHILRFLNLRYPRDYDTVPRLYFWLLHLVWLFPWSVFFPAVAHLEYKPVDRAGRTRLLALCWTGFLLVFFTFSTTQEYYSMPCYPALALLLSSAMASGGAWIRLGTRFLSVLAAAATLTIAVILFRVRGIPTPGDISSALTQSPEAYTLSLGHLGDLTLRSFAYLQVPLVVAGVALLLGALGAWRFAGRRAFLAVALMMVLFFHAARLALVVFDPYLSSRPLAEALLRAPEGRLIIDGQYYPLSSVFFYANRSGLLLNGRANNLEYGSYAPGAPSVFIGDPDFRRLWVTPERCYLVTDRLAVRRLERRVGSAALYPVSESGGKFLFTNQPLRLVPQPAGNAAPR; from the coding sequence ATGGAGAATCGAGACCACCCGAGTCGGCGAGGAGAGCCGGGAGAGTCTGGGGACCGTTCTTACTCCGACCTAATCTTCCTCCTTTTTGCCACGGTCATTTTCTTGGGTTGCATCGTTTCTCCGCCGTCGCTGATGGACGACGTCGATGCCGTGCAGGCGCAAATCGCGCGCCAGATGCTGGAGTCCGGCGACTGGGTGACCGCGCGCCTGGATGGCGTCGCCTACCTGGAAAAAGCTCCCCTCGTCTATTGGATCATCGCGGTCTCCTATCTGATCTTCGGAGTACACGACTGGGCGGCGCGAATCCCGATTGCTCTGTCCGCGATAGCGCTGTGCTGGCTGGCAGCTCGCTTTGCCCGATGGGCCTTCGGTCGCCGCGCGGGCTTTTACGCAGGCTTATGCCTGGCGACCTGTATCGGCTTGTTCCTGTTCACGCGGATTCTGATTCCCGATGTGATGCTTACCTTGACGGTGACGGCGGCGCTGTGGGCCTTCCTGCGGGCGCTCGAGGAGGACGAGCGTCATCCCCGGCGCTGGGCGTTTCTGCTGGCGGCGAGCCTGGGCACGGGTCTTCTGCTCAAGGGCCTGATTGCCGTCCTCTTGCCTGTCGGCGCCGGCCTGGTCTATTTGCTCTTCACACGCCAACTGCTGTCTCGCCGCACCTGGCAACGGCTGCGCCCCATCAGCGGATTGCTGGTCGTGATTCTGATAGCGGCTCCCTGGCACGTGCTGGCCACGCTCCGCAACCCGCCCTACTTCGACTTTACCCTCCACAGCGGCCCCGGAGTGTACCGCGGCTTTTTTTGGTTCTACTTCATCAACGAGCATATCCTTCGTTTCTTGAACCTGCGCTATCCGCGCGACTACGACACCGTACCGCGGCTTTACTTCTGGTTGCTGCATCTTGTGTGGCTTTTTCCCTGGAGCGTATTTTTTCCGGCGGTGGCGCACTTGGAGTACAAACCTGTTGACCGCGCCGGACGGACGCGCTTGCTGGCCTTGTGTTGGACAGGTTTCTTGTTGGTATTCTTTACGTTTTCTACCACGCAGGAATACTATTCCATGCCGTGTTATCCAGCGCTGGCGCTGCTTCTGAGTTCGGCGATGGCCAGCGGAGGCGCCTGGATTCGCCTGGGAACAAGGTTTCTCTCGGTCCTCGCTGCCGCCGCAACGCTGACTATCGCCGTCATCCTCTTCCGGGTGAGAGGAATCCCCACACCCGGGGATATTTCCTCCGCGTTGACGCAAAGCCCGGAGGCGTACACCCTTTCGCTCGGCCACCTGGGCGATCTGACGCTCCGTTCGTTTGCTTACCTGCAGGTCCCGCTGGTAGTGGCCGGAGTCGCCCTCCTGTTGGGAGCGCTGGGCGCCTGGCGGTTTGCGGGTCGGCGCGCCTTCCTTGCCGTAGCCCTGATGATGGTGCTCTTTTTTCATGCGGCCCGCCTGGCCCTGGTCGTCTTCGACCCGTATCTTTCTTCTCGGCCGCTGGCCGAAGCGTTGTTGCGGGCGCCTGAAGGCCGGCTGATCATAGATGGACAGTATTACCCCCTGTCTTCTGTGTTTTTCTATGCCAACCGAAGCGGGTTGCTGTTGAATGGCCGCGCCAACAATCTCGAATACGGGTCTTACGCGCCCGGTGCCCCATCGGTTTTCATTGGCGATCCCGATTTCAGGCGCCTGTGGGTTACTCCTGAGCGATGCTATCTGGTTACGGATCGGTTGGCGGTTCGGCGGCTGGAGCGACGGGTGGGGAGCGCTGCTCTCTATCCGGTGTCGGAAAGCGGCGGAAAGTTTTTGTTCACGAACCAACCGCTCCGGCTGGTTCCTCAACCAGCCGGGAACGCTGCACCGCGGTAG
- the asnB gene encoding asparagine synthase (glutamine-hydrolyzing): protein MCGIAGFTHRNRAVSADRIQSATYSLIHRGPDQQGTYESPNVSLGAVRLKIIDLQSGDQPMFSEDGDTVLVFNGEIYNHAELRKELEGLGHRFTSRSDTEMVLRSFLEWDKDCFSRLRGMFAIALWIESEKRLVLARDRMGIKPLYIYRPGDDLYFGSELKAILVHPEVERRLNLKGLNYYLSLNYVPCPHTLVAGIEKLPPGHLLEWRDGKVHSKAYWQLALRVQPHWTLESAREELDSLLKQSVREHLISDVPLGVWISGGIDSSTILHYAAMASSSRLKTFSVSFRGRSFDETAYIRQMAARYETEHHEFDLNPEVDLQGAIEEFAYYSDEPSADAGALPVWFLARMSRQHMTVALSGEGADELFGGYVTYLANRWARPMRRLPASSRRLALNLLRHWPVSDDKISFEYKLKRFLEGSLLPAEEAHLYWNGTFSQAEKRNFFLESDHYSVGALLDELPPESRSAGHLNRYLWFDQRYYLPDDILYKVDRMSMAHSLEVRPPFLDHRIAEFAASLPEHLKIRGFRQKVLLKELMRDKLPPSILRREKVGFDIPAHDWLRNTLRPLLLDTLTADAVEQTKLFRWDAIQSLIRAHLERRANLGYHLWGLMILFLWMKRWRIETTRVGEESRESLGTVLTPT, encoded by the coding sequence TTGTGCGGCATAGCTGGGTTTACTCACCGGAATCGTGCCGTCAGCGCTGACCGGATCCAGAGCGCAACCTATTCGCTTATTCACCGCGGGCCGGATCAGCAAGGCACCTACGAATCCCCCAATGTCTCTCTGGGCGCCGTCCGTCTGAAAATCATCGACTTGCAGTCAGGCGATCAGCCCATGTTCAGCGAGGACGGAGACACCGTCCTTGTCTTTAACGGGGAAATCTATAACCACGCCGAGCTGCGCAAGGAACTCGAAGGGCTTGGACATCGGTTTACCTCGCGCAGCGATACGGAGATGGTTCTGCGCTCTTTCCTCGAATGGGACAAGGATTGTTTCTCCCGGCTGCGCGGGATGTTTGCCATCGCCCTCTGGATCGAATCCGAGAAGCGCCTTGTCCTGGCCCGGGATCGCATGGGCATCAAGCCCCTCTATATCTACCGTCCTGGCGACGATCTCTATTTCGGCTCCGAACTGAAAGCCATTCTCGTGCACCCGGAGGTCGAGCGCCGCCTGAATCTCAAGGGCCTGAATTACTATCTGTCTTTGAATTACGTGCCCTGCCCTCACACCCTGGTGGCGGGGATCGAGAAGCTTCCGCCCGGTCACCTGCTCGAATGGCGGGATGGCAAGGTGCACTCGAAGGCCTACTGGCAGTTGGCGCTTCGGGTGCAGCCGCATTGGACGCTGGAATCTGCCCGGGAAGAATTGGACTCCCTCCTGAAACAATCCGTCCGCGAGCACCTGATTTCTGATGTGCCGTTGGGCGTCTGGATCAGCGGTGGCATCGATTCCTCCACCATCTTGCACTACGCCGCGATGGCAAGTTCGTCGCGGCTCAAAACATTTTCCGTTTCGTTCAGGGGGCGAAGCTTCGACGAGACCGCCTATATCCGCCAGATGGCGGCGCGGTACGAGACCGAGCACCACGAGTTTGACCTGAATCCTGAGGTGGACTTGCAGGGTGCCATCGAGGAATTTGCCTACTATTCCGACGAGCCCAGCGCCGACGCGGGCGCGCTTCCGGTCTGGTTCCTCGCGCGGATGAGCCGGCAACATATGACCGTCGCCCTCAGCGGCGAAGGAGCCGACGAATTGTTCGGCGGCTACGTCACTTACCTGGCCAACCGCTGGGCCCGTCCCATGCGGCGGCTGCCCGCAAGCTCACGGCGGCTGGCCCTGAATCTCCTGCGGCACTGGCCGGTCTCGGACGACAAGATCAGTTTTGAATACAAACTCAAGCGGTTCCTGGAGGGCTCACTGCTGCCGGCCGAGGAGGCCCACCTGTATTGGAATGGAACTTTTTCCCAAGCAGAGAAGAGAAATTTCTTCCTCGAGTCAGACCACTATTCTGTCGGCGCCCTGCTGGATGAGTTGCCACCGGAATCCAGGTCAGCGGGACATCTGAACCGCTATCTCTGGTTCGACCAGCGGTATTACCTGCCGGACGACATCCTCTACAAGGTGGACCGCATGAGCATGGCTCATTCGCTCGAAGTGCGGCCACCGTTTCTGGACCACCGCATCGCGGAATTCGCTGCCTCGCTGCCGGAGCATCTCAAGATCCGCGGCTTCCGGCAGAAGGTTCTGCTCAAAGAATTGATGCGAGACAAGCTGCCGCCCTCCATTCTGCGGCGGGAGAAAGTCGGCTTTGATATCCCCGCTCATGATTGGTTACGAAACACGCTGCGGCCGCTCTTGCTCGATACCCTGACGGCCGATGCCGTGGAACAGACAAAACTCTTTCGGTGGGATGCGATTCAGTCATTGATTCGCGCCCACCTGGAAAGGCGCGCGAATCTCGGGTATCACCTGTGGGGTTTGATGATTCTTTTCCTTTGGATGAAACGATGGAGAATCGAGACCACCCGAGTCGGCGAGGAGAGCCGGGAGAGTCTGGGGACCGTTCTTACTCCGACCTAA